In Anaerolineales bacterium, the sequence CCGCCGCCAGTGGGCAACCAGGTGCGTTTCCAGCAGGTCAACCAGCCTCAGCCCCACAATCAGCATGAAAAACCCTGCCGCGATGCTCAGCGCCAGGGCGCCGAGCTGGGCGATTGTGCCGCGGCCGAACCAGGCCAAAGCCCAACCCAGCAAGGCCCCCAGGGGTGCAAGCAGGGTCAAGGCCAGCAGCCAGAGCACACCCAGCAAAACCGACTGGCTACCAGACAACACCCGTGGCAGCAAGGGCAGCAGAAACGCGATGGCGCCCAGGGCCAGTGGCAGCCGGTACAGAGCAAAGAAGGCGGAGAGTGATTTTGGTCTGGCGCGCATTGGTTGCCCCACGCCCTTTATAGTAAACCTTAAGCAGAAAGGCCGCGCTTCGGGGACGCGGCCTTTCTGTTTTCCAAGAGGAGAAGGATTTCGGTTTTAGAGGTACTCGCGCAACTGGCGGGCCCGTTTGGGGTGGCGCAGGCGACGCAGAGCCTTGCCCTCGATCTGGCGGATGCGCTCGCGGGTCAGGCCAAACTTCTCGCCAACTTCTTCGAGCGTGTACGCCCGGCCGTTCTCCAGGCCGAAGCGCAGGCGCAGAATACGAGCCTCGCGCGGGGTGAGCGTGGCCAACACTTCAGCCACCTTTTGTTCCATCATGTTCTTGTAGGCAGACTGGCTGGGGCTGGGGCTGCTCTCATCTTCGACGAACATGCCCAGCTCGGAGTCTTCCTCGTCGCCCACCGGGCTCTCCAGTGAGAGCGGCAGCCAGGAGACGCGTAGCATCCAGTCGACCTTCTCGATGTCTTCGTTGAGCTCCTCAGCCAGGTCTTCGATGCTGGCCGGGCGGCCCAGGCGCTGTTCCAGCGTGTGGGCGGCCTTATACATCAGCCGAATGCGGTCGATCATGTGCACCGGCACGCGGATGGTGCGGCCCTGGTCAGCGATCGAGCGGGTGATGGTTTGGCGGATCCACCAGGTGGCATAGGTGGAGAAGCGGAAGCCCAGGCGATAGTCGAACTTGGCGACGCCCTTCATCAGGCCCAGGTTGCCT encodes:
- a CDS encoding sigma-70 family RNA polymerase sigma factor, translating into MAFQSKQQIDEQNATLLGERLQGLPVSPDGFTVLDEDQDFQRLEMHFMTHAEPEDAADDFHALDMEMPEAYELPQDEVIDTVGLYLKEMARVPLLTMEQEVDLAKRIEAGKKARRQLNKLNGSTPPAKRAQLDAVIEDGRLAREHLIKANTRLVVSIAKKYMGRGVPFLDLIQEGNLGLMKGVAKFDYRLGFRFSTYATWWIRQTITRSIADQGRTIRVPVHMIDRIRLMYKAAHTLEQRLGRPASIEDLAEELNEDIEKVDWMLRVSWLPLSLESPVGDEEDSELGMFVEDESSPSPSQSAYKNMMEQKVAEVLATLTPREARILRLRFGLENGRAYTLEEVGEKFGLTRERIRQIEGKALRRLRHPKRARQLREYL